The genome window gctgtagcttcccaagagacaGCTTCTTCTTGtcaaacctgtgtttttattgccttcctgttctgccttctccttgtctctaagcccagccacattactgccttgtcactgcctgtctatacagatctccaggttgCTATggtaggtactgggattaaaggcatgtgtcaccatgcttggctgtgttcttgaccacaaagagactctgcctgctatgtgatcagattaagggcatgtgctaacactgcctgacttctgtttatggctcgctatgacTTCTGATCTGcagacaaatttatttattaacatacaaataaaatatcccatttcagcacaaataaaatatcaccactctTTTCCTTGAGGGAAagcaaaaccttttttttcttttcttccttaatatacttataataaataaagttgttttagtACTAAGACTCAAGTGGATGATCTATATATTGTGGCTATTTATGTTTGTGGTGAAGAAAACAATGTAGGTTTAcatttaaagcatatttttatgGCTATTATTGTATGCAgcttttaagaaaaaatgttGGCCATCTTTCTCCAGGTTCTTTCTATGGCATCTTTTACATCTTTATTCCTCAAGCTATAGATTAAGGGATTCAACATTGGGATAACAAGAGTGTAAAATATGGAAGACACTTTATCAGTTTCAAATGATTGACTGGACTTGGGCTGCACATACATGAATATCAAAGTCCCATAGAAGACAGTGACCACAGTCAggtgggacccacaggttgaaaaagCCTTGCGCCTCCCCTCAGGAGATTTCATCCTCAGAATGGCTATGAAGATAAGCAGGTAAGACACAAGTACAACCAGTagagaagaaatcaaatcaaaagtTGCAAAGAACCTAATTATCAATTCAACCTCAAGTGTGTTTGAACAGAGCAAAGATATCAAGGGGATACAGTCACAGAAGAAATGATTGATGATATTGTGTCCACAGAAGGATAAAGTGAATATCCTTAGGGTGACAACTAGAGACACAAATACACTGTACAGATATGGGATTGCCACCAGCACCCAACATATTCTTTGTGACATGATAGCCATGTAGAGCAGAGGGTTACATATAGCGACATAACGGTCATAGGACATGGCAGACAGTATAAATAGTTCACaagtaataaaaagaagaaagaaagctagcTGTGTACCACAAAGATAATAGGAGACTGAACTATGCTCTGTAACAAAATTCAGTAACATTTTGGGTCCCACAGCTGTAGAATATCCAAGGTCAGTGAGAGCCAGATGTCCTAGAAAAAAGTACATGGGTGTTTGCAGCCTGGAGTCCACCTTAGTGAGGATGATGATGCCTACATTGCCCACTGCAGAGATGAGATAGACAATGAGGAGCAACACAAATAGTGGGGTCTGCAGCTCAGGACGGTCAGTGATGCCTTTCAGAATGAATTCAGTCAGCACTGTGAGATTCCCTTTCTCCATGCAGGTGTATTTCAGATTCTGTTCTGGATAGAAAAAATCCTGTAGTCAAAAGATTTGAGACATTGTCACTTTCAAGCCATTTACTAAGTAAATCTCTTCTAGAAATGTTATCTATTGAAAGTTTAATACAGAACACTTTTAAATGAATATACATCTTATTTACATACAGCAAAGTATAAATGATAGAGAGggctttgtttttcatataatGCATCTTCCTAATTAAAATTCATTCAGTGATTCAGATATTTCATTTGCATAAATTTGGAGTTGAAATATTATTGGCAATGAATTGTTTAAAAACTGTCAAAGCTTAAACACACCACACTGTATACAACTTCCAGCCACTAGCAATATCCATTGTTATTTTATAAGAATTTAATAAAAGAAGGAGaatgtgaggaaggaaggaaggaaggaaggaaggaaggaaggaaggaaggaaggaaggaagagaggaaatcagaagaaagcacagaagaaataagggaatggaaggaggaaaggagaaaggatacaaaagaaaggaggaagaaaggacgGAAGAAATGAGAGAGATGATAGGTGTAAAAGATGATAGATTGGTGTAATAGGCAGGTATATTAGGTAACATGATGGAGATCCAGATATATATggtacaaatacataaaataattaaaaaataaatattagactCTTCAGGGTTAGGTAAGTGGACAGTGAATTATTACcataataatattttcatatttttacacAATCATGAAATAGTGACAATCAATACATCCAATATTACCAAGTATACTACAATTTCAGGCTCTGATTTCATAATGCAAATTATGAAAATTAGTATATTAATCATCATTTCAAAGCACAGGTCTTATAACTACAGCTGTTATACCTTTTAGAACACTTGTAAACATTAGACATACATGAAAATTTAAGATATTACAACAGAGAACAATTGAAACTGTCTTTATGAATAAACAAATAGCAGCTCTATTCATGTAGATATAGTGTACAGCATGCTATGGTATATGTTAAGTATACAACGGATACCTTGCACAAGCTGTACACAGGTACAACTCTGTGCCTATGTTGAAAACAATGAAGTTCTAACCATGtaggaaagataaagaaagatgaaaggatTCTGCCTTTTTTGTGGTATTTAAATATATAGaggtttttgtgtgtgcttgcatgtaacTGAGAATTATACCTGGGACCTTCACCATGCTAAGCAAGAGCTCTACTATTGGACATCATGATCAGGATTATTTTAGATAAGACCTCACTATGAAGTCCTGGTTTACCTTCTTGCTTCTTCCTTTATAATTACACACGAACTGTTTTTTTAgatcccattccctatggtgtgatgccttactcaggCTTGATGTAGGGGGCAGGGGCTTAGTTCAGCCCCAACATGGTGTGGCAgtctgtgttgactacccaagggaggccttaccctctatgaggaaaGGATGGTGGTGGAATGGAGGTAGGTGGggaggaatgagagaagaggagggaggaagatcaggggttggtatgtaaaaggatagaaaaactttttttaaatgaaacattatATAAAAAAGATTTACACAGTTTTTACTCTTTAGTTCCAGATAAACGTGCTGGGAAGAGCTTTATTTATATGCACATTCTTCTGTAGGAGGACTTAAATTCAGTTGCTATGATAAAGTGATGAATAAATGAGCAAATATTAATTAAGACATAAATATTCAAATTGTCCCAGAGTATTCCCCACTGATCCTCATTGCCTTACTAAAATGAGAGAAGCAG of Peromyscus maniculatus bairdii isolate BWxNUB_F1_BW_parent chromosome 4, HU_Pman_BW_mat_3.1, whole genome shotgun sequence contains these proteins:
- the LOC102928452 gene encoding olfactory receptor 8K3-like, giving the protein MEKGNLTVLTEFILKGITDRPELQTPLFVLLLIVYLISAVGNVGIIILTKVDSRLQTPMYFFLGHLALTDLGYSTAVGPKMLLNFVTEHSSVSYYLCGTQLAFFLLFITCELFILSAMSYDRYVAICNPLLYMAIMSQRICWVLVAIPYLYSVFVSLVVTLRIFTLSFCGHNIINHFFCDCIPLISLLCSNTLEVELIIRFFATFDLISSLLVVLVSYLLIFIAILRMKSPEGRRKAFSTCGSHLTVVTVFYGTLIFMYVQPKSSQSFETDKVSSIFYTLVIPMLNPLIYSLRNKDVKDAIERTWRKMANIFS